The Thalassophryne amazonica chromosome 13, fThaAma1.1, whole genome shotgun sequence genome window below encodes:
- the LOC117523411 gene encoding leucine zipper putative tumor suppressor 2 homolog translates to MALVQALPVSMTDHSNSGVEVQQCRPLSSHSPTDTCAGACGPCSAGTAMGSVSSLISGRTYQERHCRAASEFTKPRRATPATSCFRLQDNTLRSGSSLEQLLIHSNQIQPQVLPPPLPTKKQPRPGNTAGVGSAGASGAVGGGNNGNFGYASEEVLVGDWNDNLVMTAGSPCSDTEDQRDNRTLNGNIGGPPPKLIPVSGQLEKNMEKVLIRPTAFKPVVPKNRHSVQYLSPRPAGSSLSESQGSLNLLLPLGGSTSTPGNGGSGNSEGKRNSYSGGRNARNSQSCSMSDSGRNSLSSLPTHSSTGYSLAPSEGSSSGSGIGGQLEPTSGPGQSTSGAVRTHGHTNSDSGRSSSSKSSGSGSLSGRGQPLLDSRSCGHSPPPIEGYEAVVRELEEKLRERDQELQQLRENLDENEAAICQVYEEKQRRCEREMEELRQNCATKMKQASQKAQRAQQVLQLQIFQLQQEKKKLQEDFASLLQDRETLERRCLTIQREQTQLGPRLEETKWEVCQKSGEISLLKQQLKEMQSELSQKAGEIVVLKAQLREARSELQASQVRSQEAQTALRTRSLELEVCENELQRRKSEAELLREKLGRLEEESARLCETLTNHSRPSLAGNPCPTMKGQCMNLSLQPGRSVAGRGGPSPSVYRDGEESLLVWGGESDEAKAQRQNAETVLALRQQVDRLKAELIYERRTSEEQLSHFDDERRVWQEEKEKVIRYQKQLQQNYIQMYRRNRNLERVMRELSLELENRDLEDYEVHTGSNEIHFEEITATEI, encoded by the exons ATGGCTCTGGTTCAGGCACTGCCTGTGTCCATGACTGACCACTCCAATTCTGGTGTTGAAGTCCAGCAGTGTCGACCGCTCTCGTCCCACTCCCCAACAGACACCTGTGCTGGAGCTTGTGGGCCCTGTAGCGCTGGGACAGCCATGGGTTCAGTAAGCAGTCTTATATCAGGTCGGACATACCAGGAAAGACACTGCCGGGCCGCAAGTGAATTCACCAAGCCACGGCGCGCTACGCCAGCTACCAGCTGCTTCCGGCTCCAGGATAACACCCTCCGTAGTGGGAGTTCTCTTGAGCAACTGCTGATTCATAGCAACCAAATACAGCCCCAGGTTCTACCTCCACCACTCCCCACGAAGAAGCAGCCACGGCCAGGAAATACTGCTGGGGTAGGCAGTGCTGGAGCATCTGGTGCAGTAGGTGGTGGAAATAATGGGAACTTTGGGTATGCAAGTGAAGAGGTGTTAGTAGGAGATTGGAATGACAACTTAGTAATGACAGCTGGAAGCCCGTGTAGTGACACAGAAGACCAAAGGGACAACAGGACTCTTAATGGCAACATTGGGGGACCTCCTCCCAAACTCATCCCAGTGTCTGGACAATTGGAGAAG AACATGGAGAAAGTTCTTATCCGTCCTACAGCATTTAAACCTGTAGTGCCCAAGAACCGTCACTCTGTACAGTACCTGTCTCCACGGCCAGCGGGCAGCAGTCTCTCTGAGAGCCAAGGCAGCCTCAATCTTCTTCTGCCCCTCGGAGGATCCACCAGCACTCCTGGAAATGGAGGAAGCGGCAACTCTGAAGGGAAGCGTAACTCCTACAGCGGAGGTCGCAATGCTCGGAACAGCCAATCCTGTTCCATGTCAGATTCTGGAAGGAACTCCTTGTCAAGTCTCCCTACTCACAGTAGCACAGGTTACAGTTTGGCCCCCAGTGAGGGTTCCAGCTCTGGTTCTGGCATTGGGGGCCAGTTGGAACCCACATCTGGTCCGGGTCAGAGCACTTCTGGTGCAGTCAGGACCCATGGTCACACGAACTCAGACAGTGGACGTTCCTCATCCAGCAAAAGCTCCGGCTCTGGCTCACTCAGCGGGCGTGGGCAGCCGTTATTAGACAGCAGGTCCTGTGGCCACTCGCCACCACCCATTGAAGGTTATGAGGCGGTGGTCAGGGAACTAGAGGAGAAGCTGAGGGAACGAGATCAGGAGCTCCAACAGCTCCGGGAAAATCTGGATGAGAATGAAGCTGCTATCTGCCAG GTGTACGAGGAGAAGCAGCGTCGCtgtgagagagagatggaggAGCTGAGGCAGAACTGTGCCACGAAAATGAAGCAGGCGTCACAAAAAGCTCAGAGGGCACAGCAGGTGCTGCAGTTACAG ATATTTCAACTACAGCAAGAGAAGAAGAAGCTCCAGGAAGACTTTGCCTCTCTGCTGCAGGACAGGGAAACGCTGGAGAGGAGATGTTTGACCATTCAGAGGGAGCAAACTCAGCTGGGTCCACGTCtggaagagacaaagtgggag GTGTGTCAGAAGTCAGGGGAGATCTCCCTCCTAAAGCAGCAGCTGAAGGAGATGCAGTCAGAGCTCAGCCAGAAGGCCGGAGAGATTGTGGTGCTGAAGGCCCAGCTCAGAGAAGCCCGTTCTGAACTGCAGGCCAGCCAGGTTCGATCCCAGGAGGCCCAGACAGCACTGCGAACCCGATCTCTGGAGCTGGAAGTCTGCGAGAACGAGCTCCAGAGGCGCAAGAGTGAAGCTGAGCTGCTTCGGGAGAAACTTGGCCGTCTGGAGGAGGAGTCAGCCCGACTCTGTGAAACACTGACCAATCACAGTAGACCCTCTCTGGCTGGAAATCCATGTCCAACAATGAAAGGCCAGTGCATGAACCTGTCCCTCCAGCCAGGTAGAAGCGTGGCAGGAAGGGGTGGTCCCAGTCCCTCTGTGTACCGCGATGGAGAGGAGAGTCTTCTGGTGTGGGGCGGGGAGAGTGATGAAGCCAAGGCACAGAGACAGAATGCAGAAACAGTGCTGGCACTCAGACAGCAG GTGGACAGGCTGAAGGCCGAGCTCATATATGAGAGAAGGACCAGTGAGGAGCAGCTGTCACACTTTGACGATGAGAGGAGGGTGTGGCAAGAGGAGAAAGAAAAG GTAATCCGCTACCAGAAACAGCTGCAGCAGAACTACATCCAGATGTATCGGCGAAACCGGAACCTGGAGCGAGTGATGAGAGAGCTGAGTTTGGAGCTGGAGAACAGAGACTTGGAGGACTATGAGGTCCACACTGGCAGCAATGAAATCCACTTTGAGGAAATCACCGCCACTGAGATCTAA